The DNA region TTGTTTGTATATCAGCAACGTTTGATCAAAGATCGCGACCGAGATGCTTGTTTCACTGCTTTTTTAAACAACAACTATGTCGGCATGGTGATTGCGGTGGGTATCTTGATGAGCGTGATATAGTAAGAGGCTCGGTTGTGATTATCCGCTTAACGCTTTAAGAGATAGATATTTACCGATACATATTCAATCAGAAAGAAAAACGCCGCCTTATGCATGAATAAGGCGGCGTTTTTCTTTGGGGGGAGATGTTTAGCTGCGTTTCAAAATGCTTTCTTGTAAAGTAAGGTGAATTTCTGCGGAGAGCAATTCACCTAATAAATCGACCAGAACCTGGGTTTTATTATTGGCTGCACTTTCTGCTGATTCAATATAACCTTGTTGCTTTAACGTTTGGAAAAAGGTCGTGAACACGCCTTTATCAAAAAACTCTGGTGCATTAATGCCATGTAAACGACCAAGACGTTGGGCGATACTTTGGCTCTGTTGTTCTAAGCTTGATTTATCTATATCTGGAATAGCAACCAACTGGGTTAACGCAATGGCATAGCGTTGCAGAGTTTCAACAATGGTTCGTGATAATAGAATAAGCGTTTGGACTTTACTTGGATTAATCGACAGCTCATCATCTTGTTCTAAGATTAATTGTTGGCGCAACAGCTCATCCACCAATTCATTCACAAAGCCTTCCAGTTCATCTTGTTGGTGGTGTAAGAAGAGCTCTGCTTTTAAAAATGGATAGATCAAGGCAATGGCTCGTTGTAAATCGCGTCTTGAAATATGTTCTTTTTGTACGATTAAGTGTGCGATCAAAGACGGTACAACAAACAAGTGAATAATATTGTTTCGGTAGTAAGTCATCAATATAGATTGTTTACGATCAAGTGAAATAATGTCGCCTTTGTCATCCGATTCAACCACAAATTTATCTAGTTTTTCCGCATGTTTAACTAACTCTGATGCGCTTGAATTAGGCACAGTACTGTTATTGGTATAAGGCACGTGAGTTAACAACGATAAATAACATTGTATTTGTTGTTCAAGTTTGTTACGTGAAAGTGCCCGTTGGTTGGAAGCCAGTAACGCGGTAGCACATAAGGTTAATGCATTAGTTGCCGCGGCATCGTTAATACGGGTCATCATATGGTTGGCCAATTTACTGACTACGGGATTCATCCATTGTGGTTTTTGAGTGGCGGTGAGGTCATTCTCTTTACTCGACCAACCTGGAGCTTCCTCATTAAGATATTGATTGAGATTAATGGGTTCGCCAAAATTCACATAGCCTTGTCCAAAGTTACGCAGTTTTCGGATGGTTTTTAAGACCATTCCGGCATTTTCTTTTTCTTTGCGTTTGCCGGTTAATTCTTTGGCATAGGTGGATACCTCCATTACATGCTCATAGCCAATATAAACCGGCACGAGTGTTACTGGGCGGTTTAAGCCTCGTTGCATCGTTTGGATTGTCATCGTTAACATTCCTGTTTTGGCTTGTAGCAATCGGCCTGTACGTGAACGACCACCTTCAGAGAAAAATTCAACGGAATAGCCTTTGGTAAAGAGCTCCGCTAGATATTCGCGGAAAATGGTTGAGTAAAGCTTGTTGCCTTTGAAGGTTCGGCGAATAAAGAATGCGCCACCGCGACGAAAAATGGGGCCGGCTGGAAAGAAGTTGAGATTGACACCCGCAGCAATATGAGGCGGAACCATGCCTTCATGATGCAGTACATAAGACAACAGTAAGTAATCCATATGGCTACGATGACAAGGTACATAAATGATTTCATGACCATCTTGAGCCAATTTACGTACCGTGGCCATATTATTGATATTTAAGCCTTGGTAGAGTTTATTCCATAGCCAACCTAAAAATTTCGCGCCCACTTTAATGAGTGAATAGGAAAAGTCGGCAGCTATTTCATCTAAAATATCTTGCGCTTGTTTTTGTGCTTTCTCTAACGAGATATTTTTTGCTTTAGCTTCATCGGCTATCGCTTGTTGAATTTCAGGTGATTTAAGTAAGCGATCAAATAAAACCTGACGTTGCGGCAAGCTTGGACCTGAGGTCGCGAGCTTTTGGCGTGAGAAGTGAATGCGAGCCACTCGCGCTAATTTATGAGCGATGATTTCATCGACACCATGAGTATCAGCCATGTAACGTAATGACACCACCGGACTAAAACGGATTAGGCAATCACGCCCAGAAGAAAGTAACAAACGGGTTTTCTGGCAGGCGCTTATTGCTTCAAGATAGGATTTTTCTTTACCTTCTTGGTTAGGCTTTCTTCCCCATAATATGGAGGTTGGTAGCATTTGAATATCAAGTTCAGAATCGATTTGATGTAATTTAAGTAATTGAGTAAAGAGATCGACGGATCGCTTAGGCAGTAATTTTTTACTGTGTGCTGTCATTCCTTTTGAGGTAAGGAAAACAAAGCGATCGTACTCTTTGCCATTAATTACTAGTGGTGTAAGAGGATCAGGTAAACCAAGCGCCTTGGTTTGAGTCTGCAAAGAGATAAGATCAATATCCGAATTAAACGGCATGGCATAAACGATAGGCTTGCCTAAATCGAGTTGTAACTCTTCGACCGGGTTGGCTGGAATGGTTTTACCTTTTACTAAGAAAGAAAGAGGTAGTTTGAGAAATGAACGAGAAATCATGTGTCCATAAGACATAGCGTTGTATAGCCTCAAAAATAAAAAACGTGTCGCGATCAGAGGATCGTCGATCTAAAAAATGCGCTGCCAAGAATAGCAGAAACCAAGCAAGGCGATTAGTATATTCAGTTAAAATGCGATTATTTAATGTAAATTAAACCCTTTATAGCGACAAATTACGTCTATTTTAAAAATAGTTAGGTGTTCTTTTTTATGGATGAAAGGGAAATGGCGTCAATTATTATTTGGCATCTTATTTAAGTGATTGTTGCAATAGGTCGTTTTTATCAGTAATGGATTAAAAAGCGATTCATTTCTCTGGAGTTATCAAAATTTACTGTATATACTCACAGTCAACTGTATAAAAAGACAGGTGGAGTATGAAACCCTTAACCCCTCGCCAGCAACAAATATTTGAACTGATCAAAGATAAGATTGATGTAACCGGAATGCCGCCGACTCGTGCTGAAATAGCTCGTGAATTGGGGTTTCGTTCAGCAAACGCCGCGGAAGAACATTTAAAGGCGCTTGCACGTAAAAATGTGATTGAAATTATTCCTGGGGCTTCTCGTGGTATTCGCATTGTCCAGACGGAAGAAGAAATACTAGAGGAGCAAGGCTTACCTTTAATTGGTAAAGTTGCGGCCGGTGAGCCGATATTGGCTCAAGAGCATGTTGAAAACCATTATCAAGTTGATCCAACGATGTTTCGACCTCAAGCTGATTTCTTATTACGTGTTCAGGGTATGAGTATGAAAGACATTGGTATTATTGATGGTGATTTATTAGCGGTGCACAAAACACAAGATGTACGAGACGGTCAGGTTGTTGTTGCTCGTGTTGATGATGATGTTACTGTTAAGCGATTAGAACGTAAAGGTTCAACCGTTTTATTACATGCCGAAAACGAAGAATTTAGCCCGATTCAAGTTGATTTGACCCAACAACATCTGACTATTGAAGGGATTGCTGTTGGTATTATTCGGAACAACACTTGGATGTAATTTAATTGAATATTAATGTGATTTCAGATTGAAAATCTAAATGATAATCACTATCATCAATTAATCTCAACCTTGGAGGTTAATTGATGACATCCTCACCTTCTATTCCGGTTCATACGCCGACGGATTCTCCCCCTTGTACTTATCAAGTACCTGCTGATTTATTACAACCATTATGGCTGCGTAGCCGTGAAAGTTTAATTGATGATGGCTTAGTGTATGATCCTATTGCCGCAAGAGCGTGCCAGCGTTGCCATTTATCAGATGATTGTTTAGCTGGAGATATTGATCAAAAGCAATTACTTCATGCGACTTTAACGCAATTGTGTGATGTGGAAGTCAGACGTTTTTTAACGCTTTATCCGAAAGCGTATGTGATTAATGTGGGTGCCGGGTTAGATACGCGTTTTTATCGATTGGATAATGGATTGTGTCATTGGGTCGAAGTGGATGTTGATGAAACCTTGGTGTGGCGACAAAAGCTATTTCATCATAGTGAGCGTTATAACATGGTGTGTGGTTCTGTGCCTGATATGTCATGGCTTTCTGAATTAAATATACCTGAAGATTCACCTATTTTATTAGTGTGTGAGCAAGCCTTGTTAACTCAACAAAGAAATCAAGTGGCGCATTTCGTTCAAAAAGTGGGGTGCCACTTTGCTCATGCAGAAGCATGTATTGTCTTAGCCGGCGATCGTACAGAATCGTATTGGGGAAAGCGAATGGGATGTGCACAGTACCGACATGGATTAAAAAACCCAGTATCGAGTGTGGTGTCTTGGTTGCCGTGGATTTATCGTATTACATTGCGTTCTCCGCTGGAACACGACTGCAAACGCTGGAGTGCTTGGCAGCGTATTGTGTCAAAATTACCTTTTATGAAACACAGATTGACGCCTGTTTTATTACACGTTCGTTGGTAGAAAATCGCTTCTTTTTCTTTGTTTGTTTTTTCGTTTTCTAAAGCAAGGTAAACTGTAGCTTCATTAAGTGAGGTTTCAGTGATCAAACAACTCCAACATATCTTATCTCAGCGCTCGCTTCACCAGCAGGTGTTAGTGCTCGCTATTCCTATGGTCCTATCTAATATTACGGTTCCCCTTTTAGGTTTAGTCGATGCCGCGGTAATTGGTCATTTGGATTTTGCTTGGTATCTGGGTGGCGTGGCGTTAGGTAGTACTATGATCAGTGTGACTTTTTGGCTGCTGGGTTTTTTGCGTATGGCGACCACGGGCCTAACGGCTCAAGCCCAAGGTGAGCAAAGCCCCCAAAAACTCGCTCAAGTTTGGTTACAAGGCATGCTGGTTGCTTTGATTCTTGCTGGTTTATTGCTTCTTTTTCATTCTCCAATTGCTGATCTGATTTTTTCTTTAAGTAATGCTAGTGAAGAGGTGAAGTATTATGGTTTGCAGTATTTCTCGATTCGCGTGTGGAGTGCGCCTGCTGCGTTAGCTAATTTTGTTATTCTAGGTTGGTTGCTAGGAACCCAAAATGCGAAAGCTCCGATGTGGCTCGTGATCATCACTAACCTAACTAATATTATTTTAGATGTTTTATTTGTTTTGGTTTTTGATTGGAAGGTGGCCGGAGCGGCTTGGGCATCCGTATTAGCAGATTATACTGGCTTGATGTTGGGGTTGCTGTTTGTAGCGAGAACGTGGGTAAAACAACACTTACCCCATGTATTGTCGTCATTGCCTTTAGCGACGCAAGATATGGGAAGAATGCTGCGTTTGAATAGTGATATTTTCTTGCGATCTTTATGTTTGCAAGCGGTATTCAGTTTTATGACTTTTCAAGGTGCAGCATTAGGCGATAATGTTGTTGCTGCTAATGCGGTACTCATGAGCTTCTTAATGATGGTGTCATATGGCATGGATGGCTTTGCTTATGCGATGGAAGCTATGGTGGGAAAAGCCGTGGGGGCCAAAAGTCGCGATCAATTATTAAATTCGCTTGTTGGTACGTCATTTTGGGGCTTAGTCTGCAGCCTTATGCTGACTATTTTGTTTTTCTTGTTTGGTCATAGTCTTGTGAGGTTGATTACGGATATTCCCAATGTACAAGCGCAAGCGGATATATATTTACCTTGGTTGATTGTGATGCCAATTGTGTCGATGTGGTGTTTTTTACTCGATGGTATTTTTGTAGGGGCGACTAAAGGCAAAGACATGAGAAATAGTATGCTTATTGCGATGTTGTGCTTTTTTGCTTTGTATTTTAGTTTTTCTTCTTGGGGTAACCACGCGCTGTGGATGTCAATGGTGTGCTTTATGGGAATGCGAGGTGTAGGTTTGGCGGTGATTTTTATTACCCAGTGGAAATCGCAACGTTTTATCGAATCGGTGTAATTTTATAAATAAAAAATAGAGCGAGAAAAAGGAGCCAATATAGGCTCCTTTTTGTTTTTTATAAATGATTTAAAAAAGACGATTTAAACCATTTAATGCCGCGACTCGGAATGCTTCTGCCATGGTTGGGTAGTTAAAGGTGGTATTAACAAAATACTCGATAGTATTCGCTTTTCCTTTTTGCTCCATGATAGCTTGTCCAATGTGGATGATCTCAGCCGCTCTTTCTCCAAAGCAATGAATCCCTAAAATTTGTTTAGTTTCTCGATGGAATAAAATCTTCAAGCTACCAATATCTTTACCGGCAATTTGTGCTCGAGCTAAGTGTTTAAATGATGCTCTGCCAACTTCGTACGGGATTTTTGCTGCGGTTAATTCTTGCTCGGTTTTGCCGACAGAGCTGATTTCAGGAATGGTATAAATACCCGTTGGAATATCATCAATTAAGAAGTTATCGGCTTTTCCTCTTGCGATCGCTTGAGCGACAAATCGACCTTGGTCATAAGCGGCGCTGGCAAGGCTTGGGTAACCAATCACATCACCAACCGCATAAACATGCTCGACGGCGGTTTGATAGTGTTTATTGACCGATAGTTGCCCTCGAGAATCAGGTGTTAGTCCCGCAGCGTCTAAGTTAAGTTTGTCTGTGTTACCGGTTCGGCCATTGGCATAGAGTAGGCAATCGGCTTTCATTTTCTTACCGGATTCTAAATGAACAATGACTCCATCATCTGTCCCTTCGACTTTTTGATAGGTTTCATCATTACGAATTACGACACCACTATTCCAAAAGTGGTAAGAAAGTGCATCGGAAGTTTCGTTATCAAGGAAGGCTAAAAGGCGATCTCGGGTATTTATGAGATCCGTTTTGACGCCTAATCCACGGAAAATAGAGGCGTATTCACAGCCAATCACTCCTGCACCATAAATGATGATGTGCCTTGGATCGTGTTTAAGGCTTAAAATGGTATCACTGTTGTAGATGCGTTCATGTTTAAAATCGACATCATCAGGTTGGTATGGGCGAGATCCGGTCGCAATAACAAATTTATCTGCGGTGTAATGCTCAAAAGTGCCATCTGCTTGAGCAACAGAAATACTATGGCTACCAGTAAATTGCGCACTACCAAATATTAAAGCGCAATCATTTCGGTCGTAAAACCCTTGGCGAAGTCGTGTTTGTTTATCAATAACACTTTTGGCGTGATTAAGAATATCGGAAAAAGAGGCGGTTAAACTGGTGTTATTTTTGCAAAAAAGTGGATTGCTGTTGAATTCAATAATGCGGCTAACGGCGTGGCGAAGTGCTTTAGATGGGATGGTTCCCCAGTGAGTACACCCGCCCCCAACACTACTTTCTTTTTCAACAATCGCAACATTTAATCCTGCTTTTGCTAATCCCATAGCGGCGCCTTCGCCACCAGGCCCGCTACCGATGACTATGACATCAAAGTGTGTTGAATCTTTCATGCTGCTCCCTTGCTTTACCTAAATGACTGATAAGCGTTTAATTAAACGAGTCATTTTATTGATACTGATGAATGGGATATTAACCTATTCATTTTATGGGTAAATGGTCAGCATGACAGACAGTCGTTGCGATCACATAGATCGAACTTTCATAACGTAATTTACAAGGAAGAGAATAAAATTATTTTATAGCATCAATAGGACATGACTCAATTTATCGGTATATTAGACATCTGGTTGATAAATAGAAAAGAATTATGGGTATTCGAGCTCAACAGAAAGAAAAAACGCGTCGATCTTTAATTGATGCTGCTTTCGGGCAGTTGAGTGCAGATCGCGGTTTTTCCAATTTAAGTTTACGAGAAGTTTCTCGAGAGGCTGGGATCGCACCGACTTCTTTTTATCGCCATTTTAAGGATATGGATGAGCTTGGTTTGGTGATGGTGGATGAAGGTGGCTTATTATTGCGCCAACTTATGCGTCAAGCTCGTCAACGTATTGTTGCCGAAGGGAGTTTGATTCGTACATCAGTCCACACTTTTATGGAGTTTATCGAGAAAAGCCCAAATATTTTCCGTCTATTATTACGTGAACGTTCTGGAACGTCTGCTGAGTTTCGTATGGCAGTGGCTCGTGAGGTTCAACATTTTGGTGCTGAATTGGCTGAGTATCTAGTCCATGTTGGTATGGGGCGGGAGCAAGCATCCATTCAAGCGGAAGCGTCGGTTACCATTGTATTCACCTCTGGTGCTGAGGCGCTGGATTTAGAGCTAGAAGCAAGGGAAGCCTTAGCCGAGCGAATGATTCTTCAATTAAGAATGTTGTCGAAAGGGGCAGTAGTGATGCGAACTCAATCCAAAAAGAAGTATATTGATGACTAGTTAAGTTCATCTGGTTGGATTGATACAACAAAAGCCGCAGAGGTTAAACTCTGCGGCTTTGTTTTTATCATTTATTCTTTTCGTTCAAGGAAAACACCCACTTCCATATGATGGGTGAATGGGAACTGATCAAACAGAGCAAAGCGAGTAATGTTATGGGTTTGCGCTAGAATCTCTAAATTGTCTTTCAAGGTTTCTGGGTTACAAGAGATATACATAATGCGCTCATAACCTTGCACCATTTTACAAGTTCCTTCATCCATACCTGAACGAGGTGGATCGACGAAAATGGTATTACAGTTATAGCTGGCTAAATCAATATTATTATCTTTTAATCGACGAAATTCTCTCTTGCCTTCCATTGCATCGGTAAAATCTTCCGCTGACATACGAATGATTTGTACATTCTCAATGTTGTTTGCTTTGATGTTGTATTGCGCAGAATCTACCGATGGTTTGGCTAGTTCGGTTGCAAGTACCCGTTCAAAGTTTTGTGCTAACGCGAGTGAGAAGTTACCGTTACCACAATAGAGCTCGAGTAAATCACCTTGGCTGTCTTGGGTGCAATCAACGGCCCATTCTAACATTTTTTGCGCCACAATGCCGTTTGGCTGAGTAAAACTATTTTCAACCTGCTGATAAATGTAAGGCTTGCTATTCACGTGCAGTTTTTCGACTACATAATCTTTATCCATGACAATTTTTATTTTGCGAGCGCGGCCAATTAAATCTAAGTTGAATCCTTCATCATTCAGACGTTGTTTTAAAGCTCGGGCTTCTTTTTTCCATTCATCATCAAGCTGGCGATGGTAAAGCAAAGAAACTAAAATTTCGCCACTAAGGGTGGATAAGAAGTCTACTTGGAAAAGTTTATGGCGCAGGCTACGGTTATCTTTAATCGCATCAAGCAGCATTGGCATGAGATCATTGATTAAACGACTGGCGGCTGGGAATTGATCAACTCGGTATTTCTCACGCGTCTTTTGATCGAACATGATGTAATAAATATCTTCGCCTTCATGCCAAACTCTAAACTCAGCGCGCATACGGTAATACTGTTCTAGGGATTCAAAAATTTCCACTTTAGGTGTTGTAAAGTCACCAAACATTTCATCTAAACGTTGTAGTTTTTCATTTAATTGTTTTGTGTAGCGATCGGTGTCGCCAGTTTGGTTAGACATAAAAAAACCTTTTACTTTGAACAGAACAGGATTAGAACAAGGAGGGCAGATTTTATCCATCGAGAGGGAGATGTCCAGTTTTGTCGTTAATCCATCATTTTTTTGAATGAATAATAAGAAAGTCATCTATTCTTATTAACTATAGGTAGACATGAAAATCCTAGCACCTTAGGATGCATGCAGCTGGTGACCACAAGTTTTTGTAATGAAAGTGGGTGGTTTAAAAGGGAATTTGGTGTAAATCCAGAACTGACGCGCAGCGGTGAGAAGAACGAAACTTTCAAGTACTTTAATCTAGGTATGTTGACACTGTCTCACAGGGATGAGATGGGAAGTCGAAAGAAGTAGGTAATGAAACAAATTTTGTTTTGTTGAGCTTTAAGTCCGAAAACCTGCCAGTGATTCAGAGCAATAGCTCGCTATGTTTCTCGCGTTTTAGGACTACAATAATGAAAAAAACAACCTTAGATACTATCATCAGCACTGTCGTTGGTAGTAGTATTTTTCTGCCTTTATATGTTCAAGCACAAGATGTGGCATCGTCGTCAGCTCAAGCGACCGATGTTATGTTAGTGACTGCGATCAAGAGAACCGATCCGGTTACCAATTTAGTGACACCTATCGTTGAAATTACCAAGCAAGATATTCTGGCATCTCAAGCAAACACATTGGCTGAAGTATT from Vibrio casei includes:
- the sthA gene encoding Si-specific NAD(P)(+) transhydrogenase, translated to MKDSTHFDVIVIGSGPGGEGAAMGLAKAGLNVAIVEKESSVGGGCTHWGTIPSKALRHAVSRIIEFNSNPLFCKNNTSLTASFSDILNHAKSVIDKQTRLRQGFYDRNDCALIFGSAQFTGSHSISVAQADGTFEHYTADKFVIATGSRPYQPDDVDFKHERIYNSDTILSLKHDPRHIIIYGAGVIGCEYASIFRGLGVKTDLINTRDRLLAFLDNETSDALSYHFWNSGVVIRNDETYQKVEGTDDGVIVHLESGKKMKADCLLYANGRTGNTDKLNLDAAGLTPDSRGQLSVNKHYQTAVEHVYAVGDVIGYPSLASAAYDQGRFVAQAIARGKADNFLIDDIPTGIYTIPEISSVGKTEQELTAAKIPYEVGRASFKHLARAQIAGKDIGSLKILFHRETKQILGIHCFGERAAEIIHIGQAIMEQKGKANTIEYFVNTTFNYPTMAEAFRVAALNGLNRLF
- the plsB gene encoding glycerol-3-phosphate 1-O-acyltransferase PlsB; this translates as MSYGHMISRSFLKLPLSFLVKGKTIPANPVEELQLDLGKPIVYAMPFNSDIDLISLQTQTKALGLPDPLTPLVINGKEYDRFVFLTSKGMTAHSKKLLPKRSVDLFTQLLKLHQIDSELDIQMLPTSILWGRKPNQEGKEKSYLEAISACQKTRLLLSSGRDCLIRFSPVVSLRYMADTHGVDEIIAHKLARVARIHFSRQKLATSGPSLPQRQVLFDRLLKSPEIQQAIADEAKAKNISLEKAQKQAQDILDEIAADFSYSLIKVGAKFLGWLWNKLYQGLNINNMATVRKLAQDGHEIIYVPCHRSHMDYLLLSYVLHHEGMVPPHIAAGVNLNFFPAGPIFRRGGAFFIRRTFKGNKLYSTIFREYLAELFTKGYSVEFFSEGGRSRTGRLLQAKTGMLTMTIQTMQRGLNRPVTLVPVYIGYEHVMEVSTYAKELTGKRKEKENAGMVLKTIRKLRNFGQGYVNFGEPINLNQYLNEEAPGWSSKENDLTATQKPQWMNPVVSKLANHMMTRINDAAATNALTLCATALLASNQRALSRNKLEQQIQCYLSLLTHVPYTNNSTVPNSSASELVKHAEKLDKFVVESDDKGDIISLDRKQSILMTYYRNNIIHLFVVPSLIAHLIVQKEHISRRDLQRAIALIYPFLKAELFLHHQQDELEGFVNELVDELLRQQLILEQDDELSINPSKVQTLILLSRTIVETLQRYAIALTQLVAIPDIDKSSLEQQSQSIAQRLGRLHGINAPEFFDKGVFTTFFQTLKQQGYIESAESAANNKTQVLVDLLGELLSAEIHLTLQESILKRS
- the fabR gene encoding HTH-type transcriptional repressor FabR; translation: MGIRAQQKEKTRRSLIDAAFGQLSADRGFSNLSLREVSREAGIAPTSFYRHFKDMDELGLVMVDEGGLLLRQLMRQARQRIVAEGSLIRTSVHTFMEFIEKSPNIFRLLLRERSGTSAEFRMAVAREVQHFGAELAEYLVHVGMGREQASIQAEASVTIVFTSGAEALDLELEAREALAERMILQLRMLSKGAVVMRTQSKKKYIDD
- the trmA gene encoding tRNA (uridine(54)-C5)-methyltransferase TrmA, encoding MSNQTGDTDRYTKQLNEKLQRLDEMFGDFTTPKVEIFESLEQYYRMRAEFRVWHEGEDIYYIMFDQKTREKYRVDQFPAASRLINDLMPMLLDAIKDNRSLRHKLFQVDFLSTLSGEILVSLLYHRQLDDEWKKEARALKQRLNDEGFNLDLIGRARKIKIVMDKDYVVEKLHVNSKPYIYQQVENSFTQPNGIVAQKMLEWAVDCTQDSQGDLLELYCGNGNFSLALAQNFERVLATELAKPSVDSAQYNIKANNIENVQIIRMSAEDFTDAMEGKREFRRLKDNNIDLASYNCNTIFVDPPRSGMDEGTCKMVQGYERIMYISCNPETLKDNLEILAQTHNITRFALFDQFPFTHHMEVGVFLERKE
- the dinF gene encoding MATE family efflux transporter DinF; this translates as MIKQLQHILSQRSLHQQVLVLAIPMVLSNITVPLLGLVDAAVIGHLDFAWYLGGVALGSTMISVTFWLLGFLRMATTGLTAQAQGEQSPQKLAQVWLQGMLVALILAGLLLLFHSPIADLIFSLSNASEEVKYYGLQYFSIRVWSAPAALANFVILGWLLGTQNAKAPMWLVIITNLTNIILDVLFVLVFDWKVAGAAWASVLADYTGLMLGLLFVARTWVKQHLPHVLSSLPLATQDMGRMLRLNSDIFLRSLCLQAVFSFMTFQGAALGDNVVAANAVLMSFLMMVSYGMDGFAYAMEAMVGKAVGAKSRDQLLNSLVGTSFWGLVCSLMLTILFFLFGHSLVRLITDIPNVQAQADIYLPWLIVMPIVSMWCFLLDGIFVGATKGKDMRNSMLIAMLCFFALYFSFSSWGNHALWMSMVCFMGMRGVGLAVIFITQWKSQRFIESV
- the lexA gene encoding transcriptional repressor LexA codes for the protein MKPLTPRQQQIFELIKDKIDVTGMPPTRAEIARELGFRSANAAEEHLKALARKNVIEIIPGASRGIRIVQTEEEILEEQGLPLIGKVAAGEPILAQEHVENHYQVDPTMFRPQADFLLRVQGMSMKDIGIIDGDLLAVHKTQDVRDGQVVVARVDDDVTVKRLERKGSTVLLHAENEEFSPIQVDLTQQHLTIEGIAVGIIRNNTWM
- a CDS encoding class I SAM-dependent methyltransferase translates to MTSSPSIPVHTPTDSPPCTYQVPADLLQPLWLRSRESLIDDGLVYDPIAARACQRCHLSDDCLAGDIDQKQLLHATLTQLCDVEVRRFLTLYPKAYVINVGAGLDTRFYRLDNGLCHWVEVDVDETLVWRQKLFHHSERYNMVCGSVPDMSWLSELNIPEDSPILLVCEQALLTQQRNQVAHFVQKVGCHFAHAEACIVLAGDRTESYWGKRMGCAQYRHGLKNPVSSVVSWLPWIYRITLRSPLEHDCKRWSAWQRIVSKLPFMKHRLTPVLLHVRW